AAACAATGTCAAACCTCGTTAAACTCCAAAAATCAGTCAATAAAACAAAAAAGGATAATGTCAAAATAGCAAGAACGAGAAGGCAGCGCGGGTATCACTGGGAAGATACACTGGTTAAGCGATTCAATGCTCTAGATGGGTGGAGGGGATTCAGGTTAGGCTCGCCAAGCGTAGGCTTGCCAGATATTTTGGCAATTAGCACAA
This Nitrososphaerota archaeon DNA region includes the following protein-coding sequences:
- a CDS encoding resolvase; amino-acid sequence: MSNLVKLQKSVNKTKKDNVKIARTRRQRGYHWEDTLVKRFNALDGWRGFRLGSPSVGLPDILAISTKNSTIFTIEAKSGTTNSLVVPYDQIIRCMKWVDNFELYQTREVIFA